The Dasypus novemcinctus isolate mDasNov1 chromosome 2, mDasNov1.1.hap2, whole genome shotgun sequence genome includes a region encoding these proteins:
- the PCDHB4 gene encoding protocadherin beta-4 has protein sequence MHPDSKMKTLERIQPNRQVTAFILVVILSPAGSEPLRYSVLEEIESGSFIAHLTKDLGLGIGELAARSARVVSDDDKQRLQLDRQRGDLLLREKLDREELCGPIEPCVLHFQVFLETPVQFFQGELLIQDINDHSPIFPDREIILKIPENSQPGTLFPLKLAQDLDVGSNGLQKYTISPDSHFHVLTRNHSEGKKYPDLVQDRPLDREEQHEFSLTLTALDGGSPPRSGTLTIRILIMDVNDNAPEFVHSPYEVQVLENSPLGSPIVSVLARDVDAGNFGTVSYGLYQASDEIKQTFSINEITGEIRLTKKLDFEKIKTYQVEIEATDGGGLSGKGTVVVEVMDVNDNAPELTISSLTSSVSENAPETVISIFRIRDKDSGENGKMICSIPDDLPFILKPTFKNFYTLVTEHPLDRESRAEYNVTITVTDLGTPRLKTEHSITVQVSDVNDNAPAFTRTSYTLLVRENNSPALHIGSVSATDADAGANAQVTYSLLPPQDAHLPLASLVSINADSGQLFALRALDFEALQAFEFRVRAADAGSPALSSEARVRVQVLDANDNAPFVLYPLQNGSAPCTELVPRAAEAGYLVSKVVAVDGDAGQNAWLSYQLLKATEPGLFGVWAHNGEVRTARLLSERDAPKHRLLVLVRDNGEPPLSASVTLHVLLVDGFSQPYLPLPEAAAGPARADALTGYLVVALASVSSLFLFSVLLFVAVRLCRRSRAASVPAGPFPGHLVDVSGTGTLSQSYQYEVCMTTGDSRTGEFRFLKPVIPSLLVQDPGREVKETPKCRNSFVFS, from the coding sequence ATGCACCCGGACTCCAAAATGAAGACCCTAGAGAGAATTCAACCAAACAGGCAAGTGACGGCCTTTATTTTGGTGGTGATCCTGTCTCCGGCAGGCTCCGAGCCTCTTCGTTATTCGGTgctggaagaaatagaaagcgGCTCCTTTATAGCCCATCTGACCAAGGACCTGGGCTTGGGAATTGGGGAACTGGCCGCCCGGTCGGCACGGGTGGTCTCTGACGATGACAAGCAGCGTTTGCAGCTGGACCGTCAGCGTGGAGATTTGCTTCTGAGAGAGAAACTAGATCGGGAAGAGCTATGTGGCCCTATTGAACCGTGTGTATTGCATTTCCAAGTGTTCCTGGAAACACCGGTGCAATTTTTTCAAGGAGAATTATTGATCCAGGACATAAATGACCACTCTCCAATATTCCCTGATAGGGAAATAATCTTGAAAATTCCAGAAAACAGCCAGCCAGGAACTCTATTTCCATTGAAATTAGCTCAGGATTTGGACGTGGGCAGCAATGGCCTTCAAAAATACACGATCAGCCCTGATTCTCATTTTCACGTTCTCACGCGAAATCATAGTGAGGGTAAGAAATACCCAGATCTGGTGCAGGACAGACCGCTGGATCGGGAGGAGCAGCATGAGTTCAGCTTAACCCTCACGGCGCTGGACGGCGGGTCTCCACCTCGGTCCGGAACCCTCACCATCCGAATCCTGATCATGGACGTCAATGATAATGCGCCTGAATTTGTGCACTCGCCATACGAGGTACAGGTCCTGGAAAACAGTCCCCTGGGATCCCCAATAGTTAGCGTCTTGGCTAGGGATGTAGATGCTGGTAACTTCGGGACTGTTTCTTACGGCTTATACCAAGCATCAGATGAAATTAAACAAACTTTCTCAATAAATGAAATCACAGGAGAAATTCGACTGACAAAGAAATTGgattttgagaaaattaaaacttATCAGGTGGAAATTGAGGCTACAGATGGAGGGGGCCTATCTGGGAAAGGCACAGTAGTAGTAGAGGTGATGGATGTGAACGACAACGCCCCGGAACTGACCATTTCTTCCCTCACTAGCTCCGTTTCGGAAAATGCTCCAGAGACCGTAATCTCTATCTTCAGAATTCGAGACAAAGATTCcggagagaatggaaaaatgatcTGCTCTATTCCAGATGATCTGCCATTCATTCTAAAACCGACCTTTAAGAATTTCTACACCCTCGTAACAGAGCACCCtctggacagagagagcagagccGAGTACAACGTCACCATCACAGTCACCGACCTGGGTACCCCCAGGCTGAAGACCGAGCACAGCATAACCGTGCAGGTCTCCGACGTCAACGACAACGCGCCCGCCTTCACCCGCACCTCCTACACCCTGCTGGTCCGCGAAAACAACAGCCCCGCGCTGCACATCGGCAGCGTCAGCGCCACAGACGCAGACGCGGGCGCCAACGCCCAGGTCACCTACTCGCTGCTGCCGCCCCAGGACGCGCACCTGCCGCTCGCCTCCTTGGTCTCCATCAACGCCGACAGCGGCCAGCTGTTCGCGCTCAGGGCGCTGGACTTCGAGGCCCTGCAGGCGTTCGAGTTCCGCGTGCGCGCGGCCGACGCGGGCTCCCCGGCGCTGAGCAGCGAGGCGCGCGTGCGCGTGCAGGTGCTGGACGCCAACGACAACGCGCCGTTCGTGCTGTACCCGCTGCAGAACGGCTCTGCGCCCTGCACCGAGCTGGTGCCCAGGGCGGCCGAGGCGGGCTACCTGGTGAGCAAGGTGGTGGCGGTGGACGGCGACGCGGGCCAGAACGCCTGGCTGTCCTACCAGCTGCTCAAGGCCACGGAGCCCGGGCTGTTCGGCGTGTGGGCGCACAACGGCGAGGTGCGCACCGCCAGGCTGCTGAGCGAGCGCGACGCGCCCAAGCACAGGCTGCTGGTGCTGGTCAGGGACAACGGCGAGCCGCCGCTGTCGGCCAGCGTCACGCTGCACGTGCTGCTGGTGGACGGCTTCTCCCAGCCCTACCTGCCGCTGCCCGAGGCGGCCGCCGGCCCTGCGCGGGCCGACGCGCTCACCGGCTACTTGGTGGTGGCCTTGGCCTCGGTGTCGTCGCTCTTCCTCTTCTCGGTGCTGCTGTTCGTCGCGGTGCGGCTGTGCAGGAGGAGCAGGGCGGCCTCGGTGCCCGCGGGGCCCTTTCCGGGCCACTTGGTGGACGTGAGCGGCACCGGGACCCTGTCCCAGAGCTACCAGTACGAGGTGTGTATGACAACGGGAGACTCTAGAACTGGTGAGTTCAGATTCCTGAAGCCTGTGATCCCCAGCCTCTTGGTTCAGGACCCTGGGAGAGAAGTGAAAGAAACCCCCAAGTGCAGGAATAGCTTTGTGTTCAGTTAA